In a genomic window of Streptomyces roseoviridis:
- a CDS encoding thiamine-phosphate kinase, producing MKGTVGELGEFGLIRELTSRLTSTPAVRIGPGDDAAVVSAPDRRVVASTDILLEGRHFRRDWSTAYDVGRKAAAQNLADIAAMGAVPTALLLGLVVPAELPVTWPTELMDGLRDECQVAGAAVVGGDVVRGDTITVAITALGDLRNHDPVTRGGAQPGDVVAYTGWLGWSAAGYAVLSRGFRSPRAFVEAHRRPEPPYHAGPAAAGLGATAMCDVSDGLIADLGHIAEASKVRIDLRSGLIDIPTQMNDIGQAVGVDPLQWVLTGGEDHAIVATFPPDVKLPARWKVIGEVLNPSALPQVTVDGAPWHSKGGWDHFGVTE from the coding sequence GTGAAGGGCACAGTCGGAGAGCTGGGCGAGTTCGGGCTCATCAGGGAGCTCACCTCCCGGCTCACCTCCACCCCCGCGGTGCGGATCGGCCCCGGCGACGACGCCGCGGTGGTCTCCGCCCCCGACCGGCGGGTGGTGGCCAGCACGGACATCCTGCTCGAAGGACGCCACTTCCGCCGGGACTGGTCGACGGCCTACGACGTCGGCCGCAAGGCCGCGGCCCAGAACCTCGCCGACATCGCCGCCATGGGCGCCGTCCCCACCGCCCTCCTGCTCGGCCTCGTCGTCCCCGCCGAACTGCCCGTCACCTGGCCCACCGAACTCATGGACGGGCTGCGCGACGAGTGCCAGGTCGCGGGCGCCGCCGTGGTCGGCGGCGACGTCGTCCGCGGCGACACCATCACGGTCGCCATCACCGCCCTCGGCGACCTGCGCAACCACGACCCGGTCACCCGCGGCGGGGCCCAGCCCGGCGACGTCGTCGCCTACACCGGCTGGCTCGGCTGGTCCGCCGCCGGCTACGCGGTGCTCTCCCGCGGCTTCCGCTCCCCGCGCGCCTTCGTCGAGGCCCACCGCCGCCCCGAGCCGCCCTACCACGCGGGCCCCGCCGCCGCCGGACTCGGCGCCACCGCCATGTGCGACGTCAGCGACGGCCTCATCGCCGACCTCGGGCACATCGCCGAGGCCAGCAAGGTCCGCATCGACCTGCGTTCGGGACTCATCGACATCCCGACCCAGATGAACGACATCGGCCAGGCCGTCGGCGTCGACCCGCTCCAGTGGGTGCTCACCGGGGGAGAGGACCACGCGATCGTCGCCACCTTCCCGCCGGACGTGAAGCTGCCCGCCCGCTGGAAGGTCATCGGCGAGGTCCTCAACCCCTCCGCGCTGCCCCAGGTCACCGTCGACGGCGCCCCCTGGCACAGCAAGGGCGGCTGGGACCACTTCGGGGTGACCGAGTGA
- a CDS encoding Lrp/AsnC family transcriptional regulator — protein sequence MVQAYILIQTEVGKASTVAETIAKIPGVIQAEDVTGPYDVIVRAEADTVDALGRMVVAKVQQVEGITRTLTCPVVHI from the coding sequence GTGGTACAGGCGTACATCCTTATTCAGACCGAGGTGGGCAAGGCGTCGACCGTCGCCGAGACCATCGCCAAGATCCCGGGGGTGATCCAGGCGGAGGACGTGACGGGTCCGTACGACGTGATCGTGCGTGCCGAGGCCGACACCGTGGACGCGCTGGGCCGCATGGTGGTCGCCAAGGTCCAGCAAGTGGAAGGCATCACGCGCACCCTCACCTGCCCGGTCGTGCATATCTAG
- the thiD gene encoding bifunctional hydroxymethylpyrimidine kinase/phosphomethylpyrimidine kinase — protein sequence MSSAPRPPLVLTVAGSDSGGGAGIQADLKTMLALGVHGMSVLTAVTAQNSLGVHGAWELPEEAVRAQYRAVVDDIGVQAVKTGMLSSAALVETVAELLAGTDAPAVVDPVGVSKHGDPLLAASALDSVRTTLLPVATVATPNLDEVTQLTGLVVEDETGMRRAADAILAYGPRWALIKGGHLPGDAAEVVDLLTDGSEEHWLYAPRYDNRHTHGTGCTLASAVASHLAKGLTVPEAVREAKAYVTGALAAGFALGGGIGPVDHGWAFRG from the coding sequence GTGAGCTCGGCCCCGCGCCCGCCCCTGGTGCTCACCGTCGCCGGATCCGACTCCGGCGGCGGCGCCGGCATCCAGGCCGACCTCAAGACCATGCTCGCCCTCGGCGTCCACGGCATGAGCGTGCTCACCGCCGTCACCGCCCAGAACTCACTGGGCGTCCACGGTGCCTGGGAACTGCCCGAGGAGGCGGTACGGGCCCAGTACCGGGCGGTCGTCGACGACATAGGCGTCCAGGCCGTCAAGACCGGCATGCTCTCCTCCGCCGCGCTGGTGGAGACGGTGGCGGAGCTGCTGGCCGGCACGGACGCCCCGGCCGTCGTCGACCCCGTCGGCGTCTCCAAGCACGGCGACCCGCTGCTCGCCGCCTCCGCGCTCGACTCCGTCCGCACCACGCTGCTGCCCGTCGCGACCGTCGCCACCCCCAACCTGGACGAGGTGACGCAGCTCACGGGCCTGGTGGTGGAGGACGAGACCGGAATGCGGCGCGCGGCCGACGCGATCCTGGCGTACGGGCCGCGCTGGGCGCTGATCAAGGGCGGCCACCTGCCCGGTGACGCCGCCGAGGTCGTGGACCTGCTCACCGACGGCAGCGAGGAGCACTGGCTGTACGCCCCCCGCTACGACAACCGCCACACCCACGGCACGGGCTGCACGCTCGCCTCGGCGGTCGCCTCGCACCTGGCGAAGGGCCTGACGGTGCCGGAGGCCGTACGGGAGGCGAAGGCGTACGTGACCGGGGCCCTCGCGGCGGGCTTCGCACTCGGCGGCGGCATCGGCCCCGTCGACCACGGCTGGGCCTTCCGGGGCTGA
- a CDS encoding DUF3515 domain-containing protein translates to MSSHRPFGLPASAASAVLLLAVAGCSSPDAKASVPVPRPPAAEAAFCRALAKELPGAVAGLERTGTEPESELTAAWGDAAIVLRCGVPRPEKMSDPQSLGIVADGVRWLLEQREGDGPRFTTTYRKAYVEVTLDERYAHDIGPLTDLAAPVRRAVPCALEPECG, encoded by the coding sequence ATGTCTTCCCACCGGCCTTTCGGCCTGCCCGCTTCCGCCGCCTCGGCCGTGCTGCTGCTGGCCGTCGCGGGCTGTTCCTCTCCGGACGCGAAGGCGTCGGTCCCGGTCCCCCGCCCTCCGGCGGCCGAGGCCGCCTTCTGCCGCGCCCTCGCGAAGGAGCTGCCCGGCGCCGTGGCGGGTCTGGAGCGGACCGGCACCGAGCCGGAGTCCGAGCTGACCGCCGCGTGGGGGGATGCCGCGATCGTACTGCGCTGCGGGGTCCCGCGGCCCGAAAAGATGAGCGATCCCCAGTCGCTGGGCATCGTCGCCGACGGCGTGCGCTGGCTCCTGGAGCAGCGCGAGGGCGACGGACCCCGCTTCACCACGACGTACCGCAAGGCGTACGTCGAGGTGACCCTCGACGAGCGGTACGCGCACGACATCGGCCCGCTCACGGACCTCGCCGCCCCCGTGCGGCGGGCCGTGCCCTGCGCCCTGGAACCGGAGTGCGGCTAG